One genomic window of Leptolyngbya sp. NIES-3755 includes the following:
- a CDS encoding hypothetical protein (similar to AA sequence:cyanobase_aa:cce_4772), protein MNVDELLKAVDDLSEADLEHLVERALFVRAKRKATVLSSEETALLLEINRGVPSELLDLYQILLEKRDDDALTDEEYAELLDTSNQIEGIGVKRIEALAKLATIRQVPLLKLMEDLGIESPGVR, encoded by the coding sequence ATGAACGTCGATGAATTGCTCAAGGCAGTGGATGATCTGAGTGAAGCTGATTTGGAACACCTCGTTGAGCGGGCGCTGTTCGTGCGGGCAAAACGGAAGGCAACTGTGTTGTCGTCGGAAGAAACAGCGTTGCTGTTAGAAATTAATCGGGGAGTCCCGTCTGAGCTTCTCGATCTCTATCAGATTTTACTGGAGAAGCGAGATGATGACGCGCTAACCGATGAGGAATATGCAGAGCTTCTCGACACCAGTAACCAGATTGAAGGCATTGGGGTAAAGCGAATTGAGGCATTGGCAAAATTAGCGACGATTCGACAGGTTCCACTGCTCAAGCTAATGGAGGATCTCGGCATTGAAAGCCCTGGTGTCCGATAG
- a CDS encoding HNH endonuclease (similar to AA sequence:cyanobase_aa:LBDG_43380) has product MPRANIPNALKNQVIDRASGCCEFCRAQLRFSPNSFHVEHHIPVSRGGTSTIDNLTLACPQCNLHKATKTEAVDPVSEQVVPLFNPRQMNWFEHFVWSDDTAQMLGITPTGRATVELLQTNRENLVNLRQVLRQLNLHPPD; this is encoded by the coding sequence ATGCCAAGAGCCAATATTCCGAATGCTTTGAAGAATCAAGTCATCGATCGAGCAAGTGGATGTTGCGAGTTTTGTCGCGCTCAACTGCGGTTCTCCCCAAATAGTTTCCATGTTGAGCATCACATTCCGGTTAGCCGTGGCGGTACGAGTACGATCGACAATTTGACGCTGGCTTGTCCACAGTGCAATCTGCATAAAGCAACTAAGACGGAAGCCGTCGATCCCGTTTCAGAGCAGGTCGTGCCGCTCTTCAATCCACGGCAGATGAACTGGTTTGAGCATTTTGTTTGGAGCGACGATACAGCCCAAATGCTCGGCATTACTCCCACTGGACGAGCCACCGTGGAGCTGTTGCAGACCAACCGAGAAAACTTAGTCAATCTGCGGCAGGTTTTACGGCAACTCAACCTGCATCCTCCAGACTGA
- a CDS encoding hypothetical protein (similar to AA sequence:cyanobase_aa:AM1_6047) → MGRSAWLDHAIAHEYLPFIQSLDDSQDDRQRLQDFTASMRDRWATQHGKPNLDQHQRLMDMTRRAIKDALGEEHWSLDVVGLSKHEYAEINDRKQGNVAKRNEQVQFIGDPDAIVARAVKLLSEPEWADIAAGLAVLTGRRSAELLSTAHFEVKSKWSVTFSGAVKRRGEKGLAFEIPTLTTAKRVVSAIEKLRRELPQAVDLPADQVNAKYGQAVARSCDRHFQDLVPTRAGKDNLYTHLFRSVYACIATFWYCPPNVDATEFKAAIQGHFQILDEENGELKRSLMASRHYSDFEIADQVIAQYNGKRKGIKLGHGGVMAIEMFSQSSLEQAKQALEALPPRRKLGQLRIFQNERDRWLKVMEQIAPDGTQPEKAHQLLEWIESRLNGAELPQVEQEKETQVESVEGLPQPVVEAQKPEGDDPLRQDIQQLVGAIQQLVAIQQAAISQPVPKRQSTTQRAESVKPQPKVEKPSNDSADSAKRSKSSTQNSQKRIDDWIQAIMDYNDQSDRRHDDKWAITISLLKSVGGSQPRIEKTLKERNDVQEHHQKHQIEPERHNLKHRGKRKVTDVISVA, encoded by the coding sequence ATGGGTCGCTCCGCTTGGCTCGATCATGCGATCGCACACGAGTATCTTCCTTTTATTCAATCGCTTGATGATTCTCAAGACGATCGTCAACGGTTGCAAGACTTTACTGCCTCAATGCGCGATCGCTGGGCAACTCAACACGGCAAGCCCAATCTCGACCAACACCAGCGATTGATGGATATGACCCGTCGAGCCATTAAGGATGCTTTGGGGGAGGAGCATTGGTCACTGGATGTGGTGGGGCTTTCTAAGCACGAATATGCTGAGATTAACGATCGCAAACAAGGCAATGTCGCTAAGCGCAATGAACAAGTGCAGTTTATTGGTGATCCTGATGCGATCGTGGCACGTGCGGTGAAGTTGTTGAGTGAGCCGGAGTGGGCAGATATTGCGGCTGGGTTGGCAGTGCTGACGGGACGACGTTCGGCGGAACTGCTTTCCACGGCGCACTTTGAAGTCAAGTCAAAATGGTCGGTGACGTTTTCTGGGGCAGTGAAACGACGCGGGGAGAAGGGATTGGCGTTTGAGATTCCAACGCTGACGACGGCGAAACGGGTGGTGAGTGCGATCGAGAAACTCAGACGGGAATTACCCCAAGCAGTGGATCTGCCTGCGGATCAAGTGAATGCGAAGTATGGGCAGGCAGTGGCACGATCGTGCGATCGTCATTTCCAAGATCTCGTGCCGACGAGGGCAGGCAAGGATAATTTGTACACACACCTGTTTCGCTCTGTTTATGCTTGCATTGCCACGTTTTGGTATTGTCCACCAAACGTCGATGCGACTGAGTTTAAGGCGGCAATTCAAGGGCATTTTCAGATTCTCGATGAAGAGAATGGTGAGTTGAAACGATCGCTCATGGCTTCACGACACTACAGCGATTTTGAGATTGCAGACCAGGTGATTGCTCAGTACAACGGCAAACGCAAAGGCATTAAGTTGGGGCACGGAGGGGTGATGGCGATCGAGATGTTTAGTCAATCCAGTTTGGAGCAGGCAAAACAGGCACTCGAAGCACTGCCACCTCGCCGCAAACTGGGGCAGTTAAGGATTTTTCAGAACGAGCGCGATCGCTGGTTAAAGGTAATGGAGCAAATTGCACCCGATGGCACACAGCCAGAGAAAGCGCATCAATTGCTCGAATGGATTGAGTCTCGGCTGAATGGAGCAGAGCTGCCCCAGGTGGAGCAGGAGAAAGAGACGCAGGTGGAATCGGTTGAAGGATTGCCTCAACCCGTTGTCGAGGCTCAGAAGCCTGAAGGAGATGATCCGTTGCGCCAAGACATTCAACAACTGGTCGGAGCCATTCAACAATTGGTGGCAATTCAACAAGCGGCAATATCGCAGCCAGTACCGAAGCGCCAGTCCACGACGCAACGGGCTGAGTCAGTCAAACCACAACCAAAAGTGGAAAAACCATCCAATGATTCGGCTGATTCAGCGAAACGCTCGAAATCCTCGACTCAGAATAGCCAGAAGCGGATTGATGATTGGATTCAAGCCATCATGGATTACAACGACCAGAGCGATCGCCGCCACGACGATAAATGGGCGATCACTATCTCTTTGTTGAAAAGTGTAGGAGGGTCTCAGCCTAGAATCGAAAAAACGCTCAAGGAACGGAACGATGTTCAGGAGCATCATCAAAAACATCAAATTGAGCCAGAGAGACATAATCTCAAACACCGTGGAAAACGCAAAGTTACAGACGTGATTTCGGTGGCGTGA
- a CDS encoding transposase IS4 family protein (similar to AA sequence:cyanobase_aa:PCC7424_5887) — MSWVSEELRDVDLGDERRNRRLVQIVEDLAAQPNASVPQAMRSDAAVQGVYDFWANRRVQPDQIIAAHARRTVERMSGHDTILAIQDTTELDYSTHRSTVGLGPISNPKARGLKVHTVLAASAEGVPLGVFHQAVWVRPTTRLVAHRRDIEDKESYRWLESLELTQKLVSATTQVVTIADREGDIYELFALPRPENSEFLIRAAQNRNTKAEPTIAPIQPLFAAIRQTPVQGQFRLELQRTPRRAARMATLTVRYTQLWLQPPVEKSHLEEIAVNVILAEEEAPPAGETPVNWVLVTTLAIADFAAAQQYLGWYASRWLIERFHYTLKSGCRLETLQLSRADRLQRALATYLIVAWRLLWLTYEARQHPDQSVEGILSGDEWRSLYCTIHRTIAPPVQPPSLGECIGWIAQLGGYIESGEDSEPGVKVLWRGLQRLHDIAATWQLLHPKSVNCS, encoded by the coding sequence ATGAGTTGGGTGAGTGAAGAATTGCGGGATGTCGATTTGGGTGACGAGCGGCGCAACCGCCGATTAGTGCAGATTGTCGAAGACTTAGCCGCGCAGCCGAATGCGAGTGTACCGCAAGCGATGCGGAGTGATGCAGCGGTGCAGGGAGTCTATGATTTTTGGGCAAATCGGCGAGTGCAGCCGGATCAGATTATCGCCGCTCATGCCCGCCGGACTGTGGAGCGGATGTCTGGGCATGACACGATATTGGCGATTCAAGACACGACCGAACTCGACTACAGCACGCACAGATCGACCGTTGGACTCGGACCGATCAGCAATCCGAAAGCACGAGGATTGAAGGTGCATACTGTTTTAGCAGCGAGTGCCGAGGGAGTGCCGTTAGGCGTGTTTCACCAAGCCGTATGGGTGCGACCGACCACCCGTCTGGTCGCCCATCGACGGGACATTGAGGACAAAGAAAGCTACCGGTGGTTGGAGAGCCTTGAACTCACTCAGAAACTGGTATCCGCAACCACTCAGGTTGTGACGATCGCAGATCGAGAAGGCGACATTTACGAATTGTTCGCGCTGCCGCGCCCTGAAAATTCAGAATTCTTGATCCGAGCCGCGCAAAACCGCAACACCAAAGCAGAGCCAACGATCGCCCCCATTCAACCGTTGTTTGCTGCCATTCGCCAAACTCCAGTTCAAGGACAATTCCGTCTGGAATTGCAACGCACGCCACGACGGGCAGCACGAATGGCAACTTTAACCGTGCGTTACACCCAACTGTGGCTGCAACCGCCCGTAGAGAAAAGCCACTTAGAGGAGATCGCCGTTAACGTGATTTTGGCAGAAGAGGAAGCGCCGCCAGCGGGAGAAACGCCCGTGAATTGGGTATTAGTGACAACCCTAGCGATCGCGGATTTCGCCGCTGCTCAACAATACTTAGGTTGGTATGCCAGTCGGTGGTTAATTGAACGCTTTCATTACACGCTCAAGAGCGGTTGCCGCTTAGAAACGTTGCAATTGTCGCGAGCAGACCGATTGCAACGAGCCTTAGCGACGTATTTGATCGTGGCGTGGCGATTATTGTGGCTGACGTATGAAGCGCGGCAGCATCCGGATCAGAGTGTGGAAGGCATCTTGTCCGGTGACGAATGGAGATCGCTGTATTGCACCATTCACCGAACGATCGCGCCACCCGTGCAACCGCCCAGTTTAGGAGAGTGTATTGGGTGGATCGCTCAACTCGGTGGCTACATCGAGAGTGGGGAAGACAGTGAGCCAGGAGTGAAAGTGTTGTGGCGGGGGTTGCAACGATTGCATGACATTGCGGCAACCTGGCAGTTGCTGCATCCGAAATCGGTAAATTGTAGCTAA
- a CDS encoding hydrophobe/amphiphile efflux-1 (HAE1) family protein (similar to AA sequence:cyanobase_aa:Npun_F4015): protein MLIGLASKNSILIVEFANQLRQQGLSIPKAAIEASQERLRPILMTAISTLVGIFPLAIATGAGAGSRQSLGTAVFGGMLIATFLSLFVVPVLYVIVVSLSDRVSNRFRSNQIDAP from the coding sequence ATGTTGATTGGACTTGCAAGTAAAAACTCGATTCTGATTGTGGAGTTTGCGAATCAGTTGCGGCAACAGGGATTGTCAATTCCAAAAGCTGCGATCGAAGCGTCCCAAGAACGACTACGACCGATTTTGATGACGGCGATTTCGACTTTAGTTGGGATCTTTCCCCTTGCGATCGCGACTGGGGCAGGAGCCGGAAGCCGTCAATCTCTCGGCACTGCGGTATTTGGTGGAATGTTGATTGCGACCTTTTTATCCTTGTTTGTCGTTCCAGTACTGTATGTGATTGTGGTAAGTTTGAGCGATCGTGTCTCCAATCGCTTTCGTTCAAATCAGATTGATGCTCCATAA
- a CDS encoding multidrug resistance protein, putative (similar to AA sequence:cyanobase_aa:AM1_5933) has protein sequence MNTFYAVLANSLVAALTNTFVWFAVTFWVYLQTRSVLATSVMAGIYLVTVAISGFFLGSLVDRYKKKTAMMLSSVCSLVLYVLAYLLFVSTPISVFADPASPRLWIFITLALVGAIAGNIRTIALPTLVTILIEEAKRDQANGLVGTTNGVSFLIASIFSGLAIGFLGVYWMLVFAIALTVLTILHLGTISIAEQRPIQLEAHTQQIDIRGTIRAIHLVPGLFGLIFFNCFNNFIGGVYMSLMDAYGLSLVSVQVWGILWGCLSLGFIVGGLAVAKKGLGKSPLRTLFLSNIIMWSIAIVFTLQASIVLLAIGMFIYLCLIPVVEASEQTILQTVISLERQGRVFGFAQSIEQAASPITAFIIGPIAQFIFIPFMTTGAGVDLLGRWFGTGSDRGIALLFTVTGLIGLLVTLMAMRSSQYRKLSMNYQKRESAVQ, from the coding sequence ATGAACACCTTTTATGCTGTTTTAGCAAACTCCCTAGTAGCGGCGTTAACCAACACCTTTGTCTGGTTCGCAGTCACATTTTGGGTCTACCTGCAAACTCGATCTGTCCTGGCTACCTCAGTCATGGCTGGCATCTATCTGGTCACAGTTGCGATTTCTGGATTTTTCCTTGGATCACTGGTCGATCGCTACAAAAAGAAAACAGCCATGATGCTCTCCAGTGTCTGTTCTCTTGTCCTCTATGTCCTTGCCTACCTGCTTTTTGTTTCGACTCCCATCTCCGTTTTCGCTGATCCTGCAAGTCCTAGACTTTGGATATTTATCACCCTCGCACTCGTCGGTGCGATCGCGGGCAACATCCGCACGATCGCGCTGCCTACGTTGGTCACGATCTTGATTGAGGAAGCAAAACGCGATCAGGCAAATGGGTTAGTCGGCACAACTAACGGCGTTTCTTTTCTGATCGCTTCGATTTTTAGTGGACTTGCAATCGGCTTTCTCGGCGTTTACTGGATGCTCGTGTTTGCGATCGCGCTCACCGTTTTAACCATCCTCCATCTTGGAACAATCTCAATCGCCGAACAACGCCCGATCCAGCTTGAAGCTCACACCCAACAGATTGATATTCGCGGCACGATTCGAGCGATTCATCTAGTTCCTGGACTATTCGGACTGATTTTCTTCAATTGCTTCAACAACTTTATTGGCGGAGTCTATATGTCCCTCATGGATGCCTATGGCTTGTCTCTAGTGTCGGTGCAAGTCTGGGGCATTTTGTGGGGCTGCTTGAGCTTAGGATTTATTGTGGGTGGATTGGCAGTGGCGAAGAAAGGGTTGGGAAAAAGCCCACTGCGAACGTTGTTCCTCTCGAATATCATCATGTGGAGCATTGCCATTGTCTTTACGCTTCAAGCTTCGATCGTCTTACTAGCCATTGGGATGTTTATCTACTTATGCCTGATTCCAGTGGTAGAAGCGTCAGAACAAACGATTCTCCAAACGGTCATCTCACTGGAACGTCAGGGACGAGTGTTTGGATTTGCTCAGAGTATCGAGCAAGCAGCATCGCCAATCACCGCATTTATCATTGGTCCGATCGCGCAATTCATTTTTATTCCCTTCATGACAACGGGAGCAGGAGTCGATCTGTTGGGTCGTTGGTTTGGAACGGGAAGCGATCGGGGAATTGCACTTCTATTTACAGTTACGGGATTAATCGGATTGCTGGTGACATTGATGGCAATGCGATCAAGCCAATACCGAAAACTGTCCATGAACTATCAAAAGCGTGAGTCAGCAGTGCAGTAA
- a CDS encoding alpha/beta hydrolase fold protein (similar to AA sequence:cyanobase_aa:Npun_R6557), with protein MQSKPIRHNDVSLFSESFGVPQDPALLLIMGAAASAVRWSEEFCGQLADGGRYVIRYDHRDTGRSTSYEPGTSNYSVEDLADDAFYVLDGYNIQSAHIVGMSLGGFLAQLMALKHPQRIKSLTLIASERLVDDPAMPGIDPSVLSYHAKSSEIDWTNREAVMNYQVGAWQLLNGSAHPFDEAMIRKCAIADFDLTPNLMTTFNHALLQGGEQWFDRLDEITAPTLVIHGTEDPVLPYVHGLALQAEIPNAVLLTLPGTGHELHRDDWLVILEAIQQHTAT; from the coding sequence ATGCAAAGTAAACCAATTCGCCACAACGACGTTTCCCTGTTCTCAGAGTCATTCGGCGTTCCGCAAGACCCTGCGCTTTTACTCATCATGGGGGCGGCAGCTTCTGCGGTCCGGTGGTCGGAAGAGTTTTGCGGTCAGTTGGCAGATGGGGGACGATACGTGATTCGTTATGACCATCGCGATACAGGACGATCGACCAGCTATGAGCCAGGGACAAGCAACTATTCCGTTGAAGATCTAGCGGATGATGCTTTTTATGTCCTTGATGGATATAACATTCAGAGCGCTCACATTGTTGGGATGTCGCTGGGTGGCTTTCTTGCTCAACTCATGGCACTGAAACATCCTCAACGCATCAAAAGTCTGACCTTGATTGCTTCGGAACGATTAGTCGATGATCCAGCCATGCCCGGTATTGATCCATCTGTCCTCAGCTATCATGCAAAAAGCAGTGAAATCGACTGGACGAATCGCGAGGCAGTGATGAACTATCAGGTTGGAGCATGGCAACTCCTGAATGGTTCAGCCCACCCGTTCGATGAAGCAATGATCCGAAAATGTGCGATCGCTGACTTCGATCTCACCCCGAACTTAATGACGACCTTTAACCATGCGCTGCTTCAGGGGGGCGAACAATGGTTCGATCGTCTGGATGAAATTACGGCTCCAACGCTTGTGATTCACGGTACAGAAGATCCAGTTCTACCTTATGTCCACGGTCTAGCCTTGCAAGCAGAGATTCCAAATGCGGTGCTACTGACCTTACCTGGAACAGGGCATGAACTGCATCGCGATGACTGGTTAGTAATCCTTGAGGCAATACAGCAGCACACAGCAACATAA
- a CDS encoding hypothetical protein (similar to AA sequence:cyanobase_aa:LBDG_47720), giving the protein MQNQNIELIKSLFQSRLATLEHLLKLAQTHFCDDESFLQQHLAADMFPFGTQIAFTCNQPRNFALWCDGKPVEDLDPDVTSLAQAYEHIANTNQLLSSIHAEDTKLAEMTRIYSGDLHRSIGSCLCE; this is encoded by the coding sequence ATGCAAAATCAGAATATAGAGTTAATCAAAAGCCTCTTTCAAAGCCGCTTAGCAACGCTTGAGCATCTCTTAAAGTTAGCTCAGACTCATTTTTGTGATGATGAGTCGTTCCTGCAACAGCACCTTGCGGCTGATATGTTTCCCTTCGGGACACAGATTGCGTTCACCTGTAATCAACCCCGAAACTTTGCGCTCTGGTGCGATGGTAAACCTGTAGAGGATTTAGATCCAGATGTCACCTCTCTCGCACAGGCATACGAACATATCGCAAACACGAATCAGCTTTTATCAAGCATTCACGCTGAAGATACAAAGCTAGCTGAAATGACGCGCATTTATTCGGGAGATCTACATCGATCTATCGGGTCGTGCTTATGTGAATGA
- a CDS encoding hypothetical protein (conserved unknown protein;~similar to AA sequence:cyanobase_aa:RPA2106) has product MVEILFVHGALVRDGAWWWQRVADRIHERTATVSRTIELPSCGEGAMPGVAGLVEDAQALHGALDDVDEAIVVGHSYGGTVIAEGADHPATRHLVYITSYLPDVGQSQADIMSGEQNPVGVALSDDGTVRLAGYTASSFGDRFFQDVADEEIQAEAWNRLTAQSVSAFGTPTTRAAWRGRPSTYLVCTEDRSTSLALQRFHASRSTHSIDLAAGHHPFLSRPDLVAEEIIRVLGD; this is encoded by the coding sequence ATGGTAGAGATTTTGTTTGTGCATGGCGCACTTGTCCGAGATGGCGCATGGTGGTGGCAGCGGGTTGCCGATCGAATTCATGAGCGAACCGCCACGGTGAGTCGAACGATCGAGTTGCCGTCCTGCGGTGAGGGCGCTATGCCCGGTGTCGCAGGTCTGGTCGAAGATGCTCAGGCGCTGCACGGCGCACTTGATGACGTGGACGAGGCGATCGTCGTTGGGCACTCCTACGGCGGCACGGTGATCGCGGAGGGTGCTGACCACCCTGCCACTCGCCACCTGGTCTACATTACCTCGTACCTACCGGATGTAGGGCAGTCGCAGGCTGACATCATGAGCGGCGAGCAGAACCCAGTTGGGGTTGCACTGAGCGATGACGGCACAGTTCGACTTGCTGGCTATACCGCCTCGTCGTTCGGTGATCGCTTCTTTCAGGATGTGGCAGACGAGGAGATCCAAGCCGAGGCGTGGAACCGTCTCACCGCGCAATCGGTCAGTGCCTTCGGGACACCGACGACACGGGCAGCGTGGCGGGGCAGACCCTCGACGTACCTCGTCTGTACGGAAGACCGCAGTACCTCCCTCGCCTTGCAGCGATTTCACGCTAGTCGATCGACCCACTCGATCGACCTTGCCGCTGGACACCACCCGTTTTTGTCTCGCCCCGACCTCGTAGCTGAAGAGATCATCCGAGTGCTAGGCGATTAG
- a CDS encoding transcriptional regulator, TetR family (similar to AA sequence:cyanobase_aa:AM1_1871) — MNLEKYHHGHLREALINEAYQQIEQEGAIALNLSKLAQKIGVSQPSVYRHFPSKQALAMSVAQRGFEQLAAALKETTEIVESDPFEGIRAIATAYVEFALDHPEIARLMFSMKERVTEPSLQNASKAAAVPLFRIVEAAKRCGSLRNNDVEQAVRIIWAAIHGLAMLLMDEQIPSITQSPDKLAEHIEATARALHIGLFVM; from the coding sequence ATGAATCTCGAAAAGTATCATCACGGTCACTTGCGCGAAGCGCTGATCAATGAAGCCTATCAACAGATTGAGCAGGAGGGTGCGATCGCGCTGAATTTGAGCAAGCTGGCACAGAAAATTGGGGTCAGCCAACCATCGGTATATCGCCACTTTCCCAGTAAGCAAGCTCTCGCGATGAGTGTTGCCCAGAGAGGATTTGAACAGCTTGCCGCAGCCTTGAAAGAAACCACTGAGATTGTTGAAAGTGACCCTTTCGAGGGCATTCGAGCCATTGCGACAGCGTATGTTGAATTTGCACTGGATCATCCAGAGATTGCTCGTCTGATGTTCAGCATGAAGGAACGGGTGACTGAGCCTTCACTACAGAATGCTTCAAAAGCAGCAGCAGTGCCCCTATTTCGCATTGTAGAAGCAGCCAAACGTTGTGGTAGTTTGCGGAATAACGATGTTGAGCAAGCAGTACGGATTATTTGGGCTGCTATACATGGGCTAGCGATGCTCCTCATGGATGAGCAAATTCCCTCTATAACCCAATCGCCTGATAAATTAGCAGAACATATTGAAGCAACAGCAAGAGCGCTACACATTGGGCTGTTTGTGATGTAG
- a CDS encoding cupin domain protein (similar to AA sequence:cyanobase_aa:AM1_4751), whose product MGFPTPSVAHHLRNTGNKDLVYLVGGENLEIEIADFPHLKKRMLRREETVEIYNFSDAKPFEPLDA is encoded by the coding sequence ATGGGATTTCCCACGCCCTCGGTGGCTCATCATCTCAGAAACACAGGCAACAAAGATCTCGTGTATCTAGTAGGCGGAGAAAATCTAGAGATCGAAATTGCTGATTTTCCACACCTGAAGAAACGAATGCTGAGACGAGAAGAAACTGTCGAAATCTATAATTTCTCTGATGCTAAGCCCTTTGAGCCATTAGACGCATAG
- a CDS encoding unknown protein (similar to AA sequence:cyanobase_aa:glr0148) — MPSMSGSLDPLTIKITHLPDAVEIQNGWRSFTVDIGSAIVTIEVRPRIWKNLVEGSKQYHHWTAIITGRMGELTDVGFVLEQPGIQVFESQSVREA, encoded by the coding sequence ATGCCTTCGATGTCTGGTTCCCTTGATCCGTTGACCATCAAAATCACACACCTGCCCGATGCGGTTGAAATTCAGAACGGCTGGCGTAGTTTCACCGTCGATATCGGCAGTGCAATCGTGACCATTGAGGTGCGACCGCGAATTTGGAAGAATCTGGTCGAAGGCTCGAAACAATACCACCACTGGACGGCAATTATCACCGGACGCATGGGTGAACTGACTGATGTGGGTTTTGTGCTAGAACAACCCGGCATTCAGGTGTTTGAGTCACAATCTGTACGAGAAGCCTAA
- a CDS encoding hypothetical protein (similar to AA sequence:cyanobase_aa:LBDG_07790): MSYLVLSDATRQNLEQERSRLINDRQKIVTEIEASARAELDRTLQTLNALLTESPEVETVPADEIVEAVTELLEHAEDSSAQPAFQSRKTGTKKAKSEAKEQSKSSAAFDAKRLKRKFKGSSLIDAIVQTMQQDATKIYTIDDLIAGVYDKFDEAEMPRARKTLGATLMHANRAGTVERVSEKPSRYKLGK; encoded by the coding sequence ATGTCCTACCTGGTGTTGAGTGATGCAACGAGACAAAATCTAGAACAAGAGCGATCTCGCCTGATCAACGATCGACAAAAGATCGTGACAGAAATCGAGGCTTCTGCTCGTGCAGAACTTGATCGCACTCTTCAAACCCTAAATGCACTACTGACCGAATCCCCGGAAGTGGAAACGGTTCCTGCCGATGAGATTGTCGAAGCGGTGACGGAGCTATTAGAACACGCGGAAGACTCCTCAGCCCAACCTGCTTTCCAGTCTCGCAAAACTGGAACCAAGAAAGCGAAGTCCGAAGCCAAAGAACAATCGAAATCATCGGCAGCGTTTGATGCCAAGCGACTGAAGCGCAAATTTAAGGGGAGTAGCTTGATCGATGCGATCGTGCAAACGATGCAGCAAGATGCGACGAAGATTTACACGATCGATGACCTGATTGCTGGAGTGTACGACAAGTTTGACGAAGCAGAAATGCCCAGAGCGAGAAAAACGTTGGGAGCAACATTGATGCACGCCAATCGAGCAGGCACAGTGGAGCGAGTCTCAGAAAAGCCCTCGCGCTATAAACTCGGCAAGTAG
- a CDS encoding hypothetical protein (hypothetical protein alr7092;~similar to AA sequence:cyanobase_aa:LBDG_28080), whose product MSDSLNQFGDVDTLQAVQQNLQQIALQLGQAHDMAAIQELYETAQGLVSHLAPDPLTVARVTGVLLVYQLPDTDPNEVRWFKSELENCPDVESIKELIDSLSRPDAL is encoded by the coding sequence ATGTCCGACTCGCTGAATCAATTTGGAGACGTAGATACCCTCCAAGCTGTGCAACAGAACTTGCAGCAAATTGCACTGCAACTGGGTCAAGCCCACGATATGGCTGCTATTCAAGAGCTATATGAAACGGCTCAAGGACTGGTGAGCCACCTTGCTCCTGATCCACTGACGGTCGCACGAGTGACTGGCGTGTTACTGGTGTATCAATTGCCAGATACCGACCCAAACGAGGTGCGCTGGTTCAAGTCTGAGTTAGAGAATTGTCCAGATGTAGAGTCGATCAAGGAATTGATTGATTCGCTGTCTCGTCCTGATGCCTTATGA